The Campylobacterota bacterium genome window below encodes:
- the rho gene encoding transcription termination factor Rho: protein MSDTTAKTPKNNSKNRTHIPVEGFTIEALRTKKLEDLLEIANTLGIEDPNELKRQDLIFEILKTQVQQGGFILFTGILEIMQDGYGFLRAVDQSFSDSLHDAYVSSTQIRRFALRNGDIVTGQVRAPKDQERYYALLKVEAINYLPPEESKKRPLFENLTPLYALEQIKLEYQPTKLTGRMMDLFAPIGKGQRGLIVAPPRSGKTELMKEIAHGITNNHPEIELMVLLVDERPEEVTDMERSVKGEVYSSTFDEPAKNHVKVAEMVIERAKRRVELGKDVVILLDSITRLARAYNTVTPSSGKVLSGGVDANALHKPKRFFGAARNIENGGSLTIIATALIETGSRMDEVIFEEFKGTGNSEIVLSRRISDRRIFPAIDILKSGTRKEELLIGPEILQKVFVLRSMLHKQEDEVEALRFLYNTMLKSKSNIEFLESMNADSK, encoded by the coding sequence ATGAGCGATACCACTGCGAAAACCCCCAAAAACAACTCGAAAAACCGTACGCACATTCCCGTCGAAGGGTTCACGATCGAAGCGCTGCGAACGAAAAAACTCGAAGACCTTCTCGAAATCGCCAACACACTGGGGATCGAAGATCCCAACGAGCTCAAACGCCAGGATCTGATCTTTGAGATCCTCAAAACGCAGGTTCAGCAGGGAGGCTTCATCCTCTTTACGGGAATCCTCGAAATCATGCAAGACGGATACGGGTTTTTGCGTGCGGTGGACCAGAGTTTCAGCGACTCGCTCCACGACGCCTATGTCTCGAGCACGCAGATCCGCCGTTTCGCGCTGCGTAACGGGGACATCGTCACGGGCCAGGTACGCGCTCCCAAAGACCAGGAGCGTTACTACGCCCTCCTCAAAGTCGAAGCGATCAACTACCTCCCCCCCGAAGAATCCAAAAAACGTCCCCTGTTCGAAAACCTCACGCCTCTCTACGCCCTGGAGCAGATCAAGCTCGAATACCAGCCGACCAAACTCACCGGCCGGATGATGGACCTTTTCGCTCCCATCGGTAAAGGGCAGCGCGGACTCATCGTCGCCCCTCCCCGTTCGGGTAAAACGGAGCTGATGAAAGAGATCGCCCACGGGATCACCAACAACCACCCCGAAATCGAACTGATGGTCCTTCTCGTCGACGAGCGCCCCGAAGAGGTGACCGACATGGAACGCTCCGTCAAAGGGGAAGTCTACAGCTCCACTTTCGACGAACCGGCCAAAAACCACGTCAAGGTCGCCGAGATGGTGATCGAGCGTGCCAAACGCCGCGTCGAGCTGGGCAAAGACGTCGTGATCCTGCTCGACTCGATCACCCGTCTGGCCCGTGCCTACAATACCGTTACGCCATCATCGGGCAAAGTCCTCTCGGGCGGGGTCGACGCCAACGCCCTGCACAAGCCCAAACGCTTCTTCGGTGCGGCGCGTAACATCGAAAACGGCGGAAGCCTCACGATCATCGCCACGGCGCTCATCGAAACGGGAAGCCGGATGGACGAGGTCATTTTCGAAGAGTTCAAAGGGACCGGAAACTCCGAAATAGTCCTCAGCCGCCGCATTTCCGACCGCCGTATTTTCCCGGCGATCGACATCCTCAAATCGGGAACCCGCAAAGAGGAGCTCCTCATCGGACCGGAAATCCTTCAAAAAGTTTTCGTCCTGCGCTCCATGCTGCATAAACAAGAAGACGAGGTTGAAGCGCTCCGTTTCCTTTACAATACGATGCTCAAATCAAAATCAAATATTGAATTTCTTGAGAGCATGAATGCGGATAGCAAATAA
- the murI gene encoding glutamate racemase gives MTIGVFDSGLGGLTIVAEMLRHLRGVRIVYVADTANAPYGEKTPDQIRDFSIRITEYLIAHHRIDALVVACNTATSAAIEALRERYRDLIIVGTEPGLKPAISHSVSKNVGVLATPATLEGEKYKALVGMLSQHYRVRVFEQPCPGLVQQIEAGETDTPKTLAMLEGWLSPMRDAQVDTIVLGCTHYPLIKPAIRQVMGQEITFVDSAEGVTNRLLHLMEQKGHRNEGEVSLSLFATGAIEQTMVETILGKSFSVTMLNSLN, from the coding sequence ATGACTATCGGCGTCTTTGATTCGGGTCTGGGCGGCCTCACGATCGTCGCCGAAATGCTCCGCCACCTCCGCGGCGTCCGGATCGTCTATGTCGCCGACACCGCAAACGCCCCCTACGGGGAGAAAACCCCCGATCAAATCCGCGATTTCTCCATCCGCATCACCGAATACCTGATCGCACACCATCGCATCGACGCCCTCGTAGTCGCATGCAACACCGCCACCTCCGCCGCCATCGAAGCGCTGCGCGAACGCTATCGCGACCTCATCATCGTCGGAACCGAACCGGGGCTCAAGCCCGCCATTTCCCATTCGGTGAGCAAAAACGTCGGCGTCCTCGCGACCCCCGCGACACTGGAAGGGGAAAAATACAAAGCCCTCGTCGGGATGCTGAGCCAGCATTACCGGGTGCGGGTGTTCGAACAGCCCTGTCCGGGCCTCGTTCAACAGATCGAAGCGGGCGAAACCGATACCCCAAAAACCCTTGCGATGCTGGAGGGGTGGCTCTCCCCGATGCGCGATGCGCAGGTCGATACAATCGTGCTGGGGTGCACCCATTACCCGCTCATCAAGCCGGCGATACGGCAGGTCATGGGGCAAGAAATCACCTTCGTCGACAGCGCCGAAGGGGTCACGAACCGCCTGCTCCATCTGATGGAGCAAAAAGGTCACCGCAACGAGGGGGAGGTCTCTCTGTCGCTGTTCGCGACCGGAGCGATCGAGCAGACGATGGTAGAAACGATACTGGGCAAAAGTTTTAGCGTAACCATGCTAAACTCACTGAATTAG
- a CDS encoding DNA polymerase III subunit gamma/tau, whose product MGTSEVLALKYRPRRFEELIGQESISQTLSLALDSGRLSHAYLFSGLRGSGKTSTARIFAKSLICENGPTSAPCDVCSHCVMANEGRHIDIIEMDAASSRKIDDIRDLIEHTKYRPASAAVKIFIIDEVHMLTKEAHNALLKTLEEPPSYVKFILATTDPLKLPPTILSRTQHFRFKRISHPNIVHHLTHILNKEGIEFQGEALDILARSGSGSLRDTLTLLDQAIIYSKGYVDVKTVADMLGLLDPEYIGSLFDAVFAKDRSRLTEMLKELEAYEAEMVIDELIAYLKERLYEADHRFSPLVIERFFRILSDAKTLFAINADGGFVVSLVLFKMIEALKIKEIDEMIESLESRTPHHHAGASAPVERPVAESPKSVSVEPLAPAKSPFEVLCEKIRDRSLELGECFEKNVTYVAYGDGVLTWESCAEGEDKELLKNSFGIIRQFVREVYGIETQIRSEACSKAPSPAEPEPADEAVSENRESPGIDENASMIEEAEVGVGSCVASCDETSTKEFDGGDLLKEPMIQKAAELFEAVKITVQSKV is encoded by the coding sequence ATGGGCACATCCGAAGTACTGGCACTCAAATACCGTCCGAGACGTTTCGAAGAGCTCATCGGGCAGGAGAGCATCTCCCAAACCCTCTCGCTGGCGCTCGATTCGGGACGCCTCTCCCACGCCTACCTCTTCTCGGGGCTGCGCGGTTCGGGGAAAACCTCGACGGCACGGATCTTCGCCAAATCGCTCATCTGCGAAAACGGCCCCACCTCGGCCCCCTGCGACGTTTGCAGCCACTGCGTGATGGCCAACGAGGGGCGCCACATCGACATCATCGAGATGGACGCCGCCTCCAGCCGTAAAATCGACGACATCCGCGATCTGATCGAACACACCAAATACCGCCCCGCCAGCGCCGCGGTGAAAATCTTCATCATCGACGAAGTGCACATGCTCACCAAAGAGGCGCATAACGCGCTGCTCAAAACCCTCGAGGAACCGCCGTCGTATGTCAAGTTCATCCTCGCGACCACCGATCCGCTCAAGCTACCCCCTACGATTCTCAGCCGCACCCAGCATTTCCGCTTCAAACGGATCAGCCATCCCAACATCGTCCACCACCTCACCCACATCCTTAACAAAGAGGGGATCGAATTTCAGGGGGAAGCGCTCGACATCCTCGCCCGCAGCGGCTCGGGAAGCCTGCGCGACACCCTGACCCTGCTCGATCAGGCGATCATCTACTCCAAAGGGTACGTCGACGTCAAAACGGTCGCCGACATGCTGGGGCTCCTCGATCCCGAATACATCGGTTCACTCTTTGACGCCGTATTTGCCAAAGACCGTTCCCGCCTCACCGAAATGCTCAAAGAACTCGAAGCCTACGAGGCCGAAATGGTGATCGACGAGCTGATCGCCTATCTCAAAGAGCGCCTCTACGAAGCCGACCACCGCTTCAGCCCGCTGGTGATCGAGCGTTTTTTCCGCATCCTCAGCGACGCCAAAACCCTCTTTGCGATCAATGCCGACGGCGGGTTCGTGGTGAGTCTGGTGCTGTTCAAGATGATCGAAGCCCTCAAGATAAAAGAGATCGACGAGATGATTGAATCGCTCGAATCGCGCACGCCGCACCACCATGCAGGCGCATCCGCGCCGGTTGAGCGGCCGGTGGCAGAGAGTCCCAAAAGCGTGAGCGTCGAACCCCTCGCCCCCGCCAAAAGCCCCTTCGAAGTGCTGTGCGAAAAAATCCGCGACCGCAGCCTGGAACTGGGGGAATGTTTCGAGAAAAACGTCACGTACGTCGCGTACGGCGACGGGGTCCTGACGTGGGAAAGCTGCGCCGAGGGAGAGGATAAGGAACTGCTCAAAAACAGTTTCGGCATCATTCGCCAGTTTGTCCGCGAAGTCTACGGCATCGAAACACAAATCCGCTCCGAAGCGTGCAGCAAAGCCCCCTCCCCCGCAGAGCCCGAACCGGCCGATGAGGCGGTATCCGAAAACAGGGAGAGTCCGGGGATCGATGAAAACGCCTCGATGATCGAAGAGGCCGAAGTGGGAGTGGGGAGCTGCGTCGCGTCGTGCGACGAGACGAGTACAAAAGAGTTCGACGGCGGCGACCTCCTCAAAGAGCCGATGATCCAGAAAGCGGCCGAGCTCTTCGAAGCGGTGAAAATCACCGTCCAGTCAAAAGTATAA
- a CDS encoding HAD family phosphatase gives MKTQILFDNDGVLVDTEHWYYTASAEVLASHGFILTPERYRDIMIAGHSAFLIAEEEGVDMSVTDLWRAERNRLYQHYLRTEEIAIPGVREVLAELSGRYRMGIVTSALRCDFELIHASRGLVDYMEFVLCSGEYPRAKPFPDPYLQGLERLGGAKEQTIVVEDSERGLRAAVAAGIECVIVHNRFTENHDFDTATHRIGKLDELIALL, from the coding sequence ATGAAAACGCAGATCCTTTTTGACAACGACGGCGTCCTCGTCGATACCGAACACTGGTACTATACCGCCAGCGCCGAAGTGCTCGCCTCGCACGGGTTCATCCTCACCCCCGAACGCTACCGCGACATCATGATCGCGGGGCATAGCGCGTTTCTCATCGCCGAGGAAGAGGGAGTCGACATGAGCGTCACCGATCTCTGGCGGGCCGAACGCAACCGCCTTTACCAGCACTATCTGCGCACCGAAGAGATCGCGATCCCCGGCGTGCGCGAGGTGCTCGCCGAACTCTCCGGCCGCTACCGGATGGGGATCGTCACCTCCGCGCTGCGGTGCGATTTCGAACTGATCCACGCCTCGCGCGGCCTCGTCGATTACATGGAATTTGTCCTTTGCAGCGGCGAATACCCCCGTGCCAAACCGTTCCCGGACCCCTACCTGCAAGGGCTTGAACGGCTGGGAGGCGCCAAAGAGCAGACGATCGTGGTCGAAGACTCCGAACGGGGGCTGCGCGCCGCCGTCGCCGCGGGGATCGAGTGCGTCATCGTCCACAACCGCTTTACCGAAAACCACGATTTCGACACGGCAACCCACCGCATCGGAAAGCTCGACGAACTGATCGCGTTGCTGTAA
- a CDS encoding cold-shock protein: MAELLNGTVKWFNGEKGFGFIQQDNGDKDIFVHFRQVNRTGYGRVSLDEGQKVTYTVGQGDKGPQAENVTAL; encoded by the coding sequence ATGGCAGAATTACTCAACGGAACCGTCAAATGGTTCAACGGCGAAAAAGGTTTTGGATTCATCCAACAAGACAACGGCGATAAAGACATCTTCGTTCACTTCCGTCAGGTCAACCGCACCGGTTACGGCCGCGTTTCCCTCGACGAAGGGCAAAAAGTGACCTACACGGTCGGTCAGGGCGACAAAGGTCCCCAAGCCGAAAACGTCACGGCGCTCTAA
- a CDS encoding YwbE family protein: MNGKERKNIQSGKRVAIVLKQDQPTGKLTEGIVRDILTNSPTHPHGIKVRLMSGEVGRVKEVF, from the coding sequence ATGAACGGCAAAGAGCGTAAAAATATCCAAAGCGGCAAACGGGTCGCCATCGTCCTCAAACAAGATCAGCCAACCGGAAAGCTCACGGAAGGGATCGTCCGCGACATCCTCACCAACTCCCCCACCCATCCCCACGGGATCAAAGTACGGCTGATGAGCGGGGAAGTGGGACGGGTCAAAGAGGTGTTTTAA
- a CDS encoding 3-methyladenine DNA glycosylase: protein MHLQDSFELFSALERLKLLENSPPLWWPSYGTFEVVVGAILTQNTQWSRVEQSLANLRERELLDPAMIAQCHNESLMELIRPSGLFKAKAANLIRLCRNLLDEYGDFETFSLSVDREWLLSQKGIGPESADSILCYACARAVMVVDAYTARLLNAFGYEFESYDELQEWCEAGVRNYFDEVQLNAAFARFHGMIVEYVKGNSRGKAVNVERISLTL, encoded by the coding sequence ATGCATTTGCAGGACTCTTTTGAACTTTTCAGCGCACTGGAGCGCCTCAAACTCCTCGAAAACTCCCCGCCGCTCTGGTGGCCGTCGTACGGAACCTTTGAGGTCGTCGTCGGTGCGATCCTCACCCAGAACACCCAGTGGAGCCGCGTCGAGCAATCCCTCGCCAACCTCCGCGAACGCGAACTGCTCGACCCTGCCATGATCGCACAATGCCACAACGAGAGCCTGATGGAGCTGATCCGCCCCAGCGGACTGTTCAAAGCCAAAGCCGCCAACCTGATCCGTCTGTGCCGAAACCTGCTTGACGAATACGGCGATTTCGAGACGTTTTCCCTCTCGGTGGATCGGGAGTGGCTCTTGTCGCAAAAGGGGATCGGCCCCGAGAGCGCCGACAGCATCCTATGCTACGCCTGCGCGCGAGCCGTCATGGTCGTCGACGCCTACACGGCGCGGCTCCTCAATGCCTTCGGCTATGAGTTCGAGAGTTACGACGAGCTGCAGGAGTGGTGCGAAGCGGGGGTGCGTAATTACTTCGACGAAGTGCAGCTAAATGCGGCGTTTGCGCGGTTTCATGGGATGATTGTGGAGTATGTGAAGGGGAATAGTCGGGGGAAAGCGGTGAACGTCGAGCGGATCAGCTTGACGTTATGA
- a CDS encoding TIGR00282 family metallophosphoesterase: MKIAFIGDIVGRPGRSMIKEHLPRLRREYGIDFVIANYENASHGFGVTVKNAHELLAMGIDCMSGGNHTWDKKEVEPLLASLPLLRPHNYPEGVPGSGCRIFEVAGEKLAVLNIMGHYGMPYVDNAFRCARDSVASLREEGVENIFLDFHAEVTSEKRAMMMLLQGKVSGIIGTHTHVASDDFQIAQGTAYMTDIGLTGCRDNVIGMDASVPVERFLTGVSGRFEVPEKCRKILQIAILNLEAGKCTDAFKLKIFDDGRVLRTDAWIEE, from the coding sequence GTGAAAATCGCGTTTATCGGGGACATCGTCGGCCGTCCGGGACGAAGCATGATCAAAGAACACCTCCCGCGCCTCCGCCGCGAATACGGGATCGATTTTGTGATCGCCAACTACGAAAACGCCTCCCACGGCTTCGGCGTCACGGTCAAAAACGCCCACGAGCTGTTGGCTATGGGGATCGACTGCATGAGCGGCGGGAACCACACGTGGGACAAAAAAGAGGTCGAACCACTTCTGGCCTCCCTGCCGCTGCTGCGCCCCCACAACTACCCCGAAGGGGTCCCCGGCAGCGGGTGCCGGATTTTCGAGGTCGCGGGGGAGAAACTCGCGGTCCTCAACATCATGGGGCATTACGGGATGCCGTACGTGGACAATGCCTTTCGCTGCGCCCGCGATAGCGTTGCGTCGTTGCGCGAAGAGGGGGTAGAGAATATCTTTCTTGATTTCCATGCCGAAGTTACGAGTGAAAAACGGGCGATGATGATGCTTTTGCAAGGGAAAGTCAGCGGAATTATCGGCACCCATACCCACGTTGCCAGCGACGATTTCCAGATTGCGCAGGGGACGGCGTACATGACCGACATCGGCCTCACCGGCTGCCGAGACAACGTCATCGGGATGGATGCCTCCGTCCCCGTCGAGCGGTTTTTGACCGGAGTATCGGGACGGTTCGAAGTCCCTGAAAAATGCCGCAAGATCCTCCAGATCGCCATACTGAACCTCGAAGCGGGCAAATGCACCGACGCGTTCAAGCTCAAAATCTTCGACGACGGCAGAGTATTGCGTACGGATGCGTGGATCGAGGAGTAA
- a CDS encoding M48 family metallopeptidase, whose translation MQSLKYLAHYPEELRARVRDLIERNALGEHLRDKYPELHPYTTDKALYGYVTELKNAHLRNAPPIAKVHYDAKMRDLTSALGTHTFVSRVQGGKLKAKNEIRIASLFRTAPEPFLRMIVAHELAHLKEKEHNKAFYKLCCHILPHYHQLEFDVRLYLTYLDLFGELYTRDNSTKTS comes from the coding sequence ATGCAATCGCTAAAGTACCTCGCCCACTATCCCGAAGAACTCCGTGCGCGGGTGCGCGATCTCATCGAGCGCAACGCGCTGGGGGAACATCTTCGGGACAAATACCCCGAGCTTCACCCCTACACGACCGACAAGGCGCTTTACGGCTACGTCACCGAACTCAAAAACGCCCATCTGCGTAATGCCCCGCCGATTGCCAAAGTCCATTACGATGCGAAAATGCGCGATCTCACCTCGGCCCTGGGAACCCATACGTTCGTTTCCCGGGTTCAGGGGGGAAAGCTCAAGGCCAAAAACGAGATCCGTATCGCCAGCCTCTTCCGCACGGCCCCCGAGCCGTTTTTACGGATGATCGTCGCCCACGAGCTCGCCCATCTCAAAGAGAAAGAGCACAACAAAGCGTTTTACAAACTCTGCTGTCACATCCTCCCGCACTATCATCAGCTCGAATTCGACGTGCGGCTCTATCTGACCTATCTGGATCTTTTCGGGGAACTTTACACCCGCGACAATTCGACCAAAACCTCGTAA
- the rlmC gene encoding 23S rRNA (uracil(747)-C(5))-methyltransferase RlmC produces MSFCSYFDTYQCRSCGWIDYFYAEQVKQKEAHLHELLSPYAPAHWLKPVPSPLKGFRNKAKMVAIPTLEGVVLGLDEESSLIECPLYDASMQRVLHVVQEWLRELGIKGYDLKKKKGELKYVLLTRSTQGGMLLRFVLRSHGIIPRLQGELGTLMQRAPELKVVTANIQSIHMAILEGEEEIFLTEAQRLEERFNGVPLFIRPKSFFQTNPAVAEKLYRTAADWTLENKPSRVWDLFCGVGGFALHCAGEGREITGIEIESEAIACARESAQMMGHSGLRFESLDAATFSATAGEHPDTVIVNPPRRGLGEHLCKWLSKIAPDRIIYSSCNALSLAKDLEQLNGYRAQRVQMFDMFPHTPHYEVLVELSRV; encoded by the coding sequence ATGAGTTTTTGTTCGTATTTCGATACCTATCAGTGCCGCTCGTGCGGTTGGATCGACTATTTTTACGCCGAACAGGTGAAACAAAAAGAGGCGCACCTGCACGAGCTCCTCTCCCCCTACGCCCCCGCGCACTGGCTCAAACCCGTTCCCAGCCCGCTCAAAGGGTTCCGCAACAAGGCCAAAATGGTTGCGATACCGACCCTTGAGGGGGTTGTGCTGGGGCTGGACGAAGAATCCAGCCTGATCGAGTGCCCCCTGTACGACGCGTCGATGCAGAGGGTGTTGCACGTTGTGCAGGAGTGGCTGCGCGAGCTGGGGATCAAAGGATACGATCTCAAAAAGAAAAAAGGGGAGCTCAAATACGTTCTCCTCACCCGCAGTACGCAGGGGGGGATGCTTCTGCGTTTCGTGCTCCGTTCGCACGGAATCATCCCCCGGCTGCAGGGAGAGCTGGGGACGCTGATGCAACGCGCCCCCGAGCTCAAAGTCGTCACCGCCAACATCCAAAGCATCCACATGGCGATCCTGGAGGGTGAGGAAGAGATCTTCCTCACCGAAGCGCAGCGTCTGGAGGAGCGTTTTAACGGCGTCCCCCTTTTTATCCGCCCCAAAAGCTTTTTCCAGACCAACCCCGCCGTCGCCGAAAAACTCTACCGCACCGCCGCGGACTGGACGCTGGAGAACAAACCCTCCCGCGTCTGGGACCTTTTTTGCGGCGTCGGGGGATTCGCCCTCCACTGCGCGGGCGAGGGGAGAGAGATCACGGGGATCGAGATCGAGAGCGAAGCGATCGCATGCGCCCGCGAATCGGCACAGATGATGGGACACTCAGGACTGCGGTTCGAGAGCCTCGACGCCGCGACGTTCAGCGCCACTGCGGGAGAACATCCCGATACGGTCATCGTCAACCCTCCCCGCCGGGGATTGGGGGAGCATCTGTGCAAATGGCTTTCCAAAATCGCGCCGGATCGGATCATCTATTCCAGCTGTAACGCGCTCTCACTCGCCAAGGATCTCGAACAGCTCAACGGCTACCGCGCGCAGAGGGTACAGATGTTCGACATGTTTCCTCACACCCCCCATTACGAGGTTTTGGTCGAATTGTCGCGGGTGTAA